A stretch of Chionomys nivalis chromosome 2, mChiNiv1.1, whole genome shotgun sequence DNA encodes these proteins:
- the LOC130863931 gene encoding magnesium transporter MRS2 homolog, mitochondrial-like, whose amino-acid sequence MECLRCLPRLLPRAVQSRRALCVSRLSPAAFCGRVTLLLSGNQKAPSLPGAAGDVHRSRTSDASQATLASVAQVFAVTKFDKEGNVTSFERKKTELYHELALQARDLRFQHVMSITTRNNRIIMRMEYLKAVITPEYLLILDYRNLNLEQWLFRELPSQLAGEGQLVTYPLPFEFRAIEALLQYWINTLQGKLSILQPLILETLDALVDPKHSSVDRSKLHVLLQNGKSLSELETDIKIFKESILELLDEEEMLEELCLTKWSDPQVFEKSSSGIDHAEEMELLLENYYRLAEDLSNEALELRVLIDDSQSIIFINLDRLKSQHLSLGFYYSYYK is encoded by the coding sequence ATGGAGTGCCTGCGCTGCCTCCCCCGGCTGCTGCCCCGCGCCGTGCAGTCCCGGCGGGCCCTGTGTGTCTCGCGCCTGAGCCCTGCTGCCTTCTGCGGTCGCGTGACCCTGCTGCTCTCAGGGAACCAGAAGGCGCCGAGCTTGCCCGGCGCTGCAGGTGATGTGCACCGGTCTAGAACCTCCGATGCCTCTCAAGCTACCTTAGCCAGCGTGGCCCAAgtgtttgctgtgacaaagttTGACAAAGAAGGAAATGTTACTTCTTTTGAGAGGAAGAAAACTGAATTATACCATGAGTTAGCACTCCAGGCCAGAGACTTGAGGTTTCAGCACGTGATGAGCATCACTACCAGGAACAACAGGATCATCATGAGGATGGAGTATTTGAAGGCTGTGATAACTCCAGAGTATCTTCTGATACTAGATTATCGGAATCTAAACCTGGAGCAGTGGCTGTTCCGGGAACTGCCATCACAGCTGGCTGGAGAAGGTCAGCTCGTCACATACCCACTGCCGTTTGAGTTCAGAGCTATTGAAGCACTCCTGCAGTATTGGATCAACACCCTTCAGGGAAAACTTAGCATCCTGCAGCCGCTGATCCTCGAGACCCTGGATGCATTAGTGGACCCCAAGCATTCTTCTGTCGACAGAAGCAAGCTGCATGTCCTGCTGCAAAATGGCAAAAGCCTCTCTGAGTTGGAAACAGacattaaaattttcaaagagtCGATTTTAGAGCTTTTGGATGAGGAGGAGATGCTGGAAGAACTCTGTCTAACCAAGTGGAGTGACCCACAGGTCTTTGAGAAGAGCAGTTCTGGGATTGACCATGCAGAGGAGATGGAGCTGCTGCTAGAAAACTACTACCGGTTAGCTGAGGACCTTTCCAATGAGGCTCTGGAGCTTCGGGTCCTGATTGACGACTCACAGAGCATCATTTTCATCAATCTAGACAGGTTAAAatcccaacatctgtctctgggtttttactattcGTACTACAAATAG